One window from the genome of Thermoleophilaceae bacterium encodes:
- a CDS encoding class I SAM-dependent methyltransferase, giving the protein MTTETIPTATADALMERVFGASIAAMDLATIHIGRELGLYQTLRDAGALSSATLAAMTGTDERYVREWLEHQAVSEILEAEEGAVDPERRRFSLPAGHAEALLDHTSPSSVGPLAQFVVGEIVPIEQLIAAFRSGEGVPYDAYPICREGQAEVNRPLFVHELASWIEALGEQHEAFSARGGRVADVACGSGWSSIELARAYPRVHVDGYDLDAPSIAMANDNLAGSGLADRVRFLAADAADAAPGVRYDLVTIFEAVHDLARPVEVLESARRMLAPGGVVLVADEKVAHEFEAPGDDVERLMYGYSVLFCLPTSREEQPSAATGTAMRPHTMEGYAEAAGFSRTDVLDIDNDIWRFYRLVP; this is encoded by the coding sequence ATGACTACCGAGACCATTCCCACGGCCACCGCGGACGCCCTGATGGAGCGGGTGTTCGGCGCGTCGATCGCCGCGATGGACCTCGCGACGATCCACATCGGCCGCGAGCTGGGCCTCTACCAGACGCTGCGCGACGCCGGCGCCCTCAGCTCGGCCACGCTGGCAGCCATGACCGGCACCGACGAGCGCTACGTGCGCGAGTGGCTGGAGCACCAGGCGGTGTCGGAGATCCTCGAGGCGGAGGAGGGCGCGGTCGATCCCGAGCGGCGCCGCTTCTCGCTCCCCGCCGGGCATGCCGAGGCGCTGCTCGACCACACGAGCCCGAGCTCGGTGGGCCCGCTGGCACAGTTCGTGGTGGGCGAGATCGTCCCGATCGAGCAGCTCATCGCGGCCTTCCGCAGCGGCGAGGGCGTGCCGTATGACGCCTATCCGATCTGCCGCGAGGGCCAGGCCGAGGTCAACCGCCCGCTGTTCGTGCACGAGCTGGCGTCGTGGATCGAGGCGCTGGGCGAGCAGCACGAGGCGTTCTCCGCCCGCGGCGGCCGGGTGGCCGACGTGGCCTGCGGCTCCGGCTGGTCGTCGATCGAGCTGGCGCGGGCCTACCCGCGCGTGCACGTGGACGGCTACGACCTCGACGCTCCGTCGATCGCGATGGCGAATGACAACCTGGCCGGCAGCGGGCTCGCGGACCGCGTGCGCTTCCTCGCCGCGGACGCGGCCGACGCCGCGCCCGGCGTGCGCTACGACCTCGTGACGATCTTCGAGGCGGTGCACGACCTGGCGCGGCCGGTGGAGGTGCTGGAGTCGGCGCGGCGGATGCTCGCTCCCGGCGGCGTGGTGCTGGTGGCCGACGAGAAGGTGGCGCACGAGTTCGAGGCCCCCGGCGACGACGTGGAGCGGCTGATGTACGGCTACAGCGTGCTGTTCTGCCTGCCCACGAGCCGCGAGGAGCAGCCCTCTGCCGCCACCGGCACGGCCATGCGCCCGCACACGATGGAGGGCTACGCCGAGGCCGCCGGCTTCTCCCGCACCGACGTGCTCGACATCGACAACGACATCTGGCGCTTCTACCGCCTGGTGCCGTAG
- a CDS encoding TIM-barrel domain-containing protein yields MYQGRLATAAALALAAVACICAGPAVAAEPLELDAGALTVRVQPEPFQVEFVDVADGDVLRTLAGAPGEPGDLHARYGTLGFSFDLRMPIFNNAVFGVYRALEVETVWFHATRLLSAERTEDGLTLEAATDDPLGHRLAIDVERTGDGIAAVESRVTGPLAEHASVSGSAFEAVGSERYLGFGERSNAVDQTGNHVFNWSEEGPFSSGVAEPLLRPLVPEFTFPSGPTATNFPIPWLVSTRGFGVLLDQPERSAFNLRNHTDRAWQAQAESSRFRFEVYAGPDPADVLRRYSEKVGRQPEPASWMLGPWVQFGDGWEERFREQDVPASVAQTYTHYLPCGSQVGNEQRERDRVARYHGLGYRITTYFNPHVCREYTRVHDEAERRGLLVKDPSGEPYLLSNPFTADKLISEIDFSHPEAGAFYGGLLDEAIEHGYDGWMEDFGEYTPTNAVFANGERGTQMHNPYPVLYHCASTEHTGERAPAVFIRSGWHGVQPCARAVWGGDPTEDWSCSDGLCAAVHQALSMGLSGIAWWGTDIGGFHAVVNPRTDAELQIRWLQFGAVNGIMRTQQDGYALPGLEGDRAEVWDPAVLPVFRRWAKLRTQLQPYIAAAGEAYQRSGLPVSRHLALAFPDDPQAVRSQTELLFGRDLLAAPVVEPGARSRAFHLPSGPWVDLWRSAGYDETSGGLELGAAELLPGGGRVSLPAPLAEMPLLVRAGAVIPMLPPDVDTLSGVGDLAGLVQASDRADNMRLLAFPRGARRAGMGNGEHLASREHARGGRWTLRVGGKRERSYELQASLATLKGPFEPCTVTLGGQPLPFDWDAATQVLRATFTTRRGTLDVRACGG; encoded by the coding sequence ATGTATCAGGGGAGGCTCGCCACGGCCGCCGCGCTCGCATTGGCGGCAGTCGCCTGCATCTGCGCGGGACCCGCGGTCGCCGCAGAGCCGCTGGAGCTCGACGCCGGCGCGCTCACGGTGCGCGTGCAGCCGGAGCCCTTCCAGGTGGAGTTCGTGGACGTTGCCGACGGCGACGTGCTGCGCACCCTCGCCGGGGCCCCCGGCGAGCCGGGTGACCTGCACGCGCGCTACGGCACGCTCGGCTTCTCGTTCGACCTGCGCATGCCGATCTTCAACAACGCGGTCTTCGGCGTCTACCGCGCGCTCGAGGTGGAGACGGTGTGGTTCCATGCCACCCGCCTCCTCAGCGCCGAGCGCACGGAGGACGGTCTCACCCTCGAGGCCGCCACCGATGACCCGCTCGGGCACCGCCTGGCCATCGACGTCGAGCGCACCGGCGACGGGATCGCGGCGGTCGAGTCGCGTGTGACCGGGCCGCTGGCAGAGCACGCGTCGGTGTCGGGCAGCGCGTTCGAAGCAGTGGGGAGCGAGCGCTACCTGGGCTTCGGCGAACGCTCCAACGCCGTCGACCAGACGGGCAACCACGTCTTCAACTGGTCCGAGGAGGGGCCCTTCTCGTCCGGCGTCGCCGAGCCGCTGCTGCGCCCGCTCGTGCCCGAGTTCACCTTCCCCAGCGGGCCCACCGCCACGAACTTCCCCATCCCCTGGCTCGTGTCCACCCGCGGCTTCGGCGTGCTGCTCGACCAGCCGGAGCGCTCGGCCTTCAACCTGCGCAACCACACCGACCGCGCCTGGCAGGCGCAGGCCGAGAGCAGCCGCTTCCGCTTCGAGGTCTACGCCGGGCCCGACCCCGCGGACGTGCTGCGCCGCTACTCCGAGAAGGTGGGCCGCCAACCCGAGCCGGCCTCCTGGATGCTCGGGCCGTGGGTGCAGTTCGGCGACGGCTGGGAGGAGCGCTTCCGCGAGCAGGACGTGCCCGCCAGCGTGGCGCAGACCTACACGCACTACCTGCCCTGCGGGTCGCAGGTGGGCAACGAGCAGCGCGAGCGCGACCGCGTGGCCCGCTACCACGGCCTGGGCTACCGGATCACCACGTACTTCAACCCGCACGTGTGCCGCGAGTACACGCGAGTGCACGACGAGGCCGAGCGCCGCGGCCTGCTGGTGAAGGACCCGAGCGGCGAGCCCTACCTGCTCTCCAACCCGTTCACGGCGGACAAGCTGATCTCCGAGATCGATTTCAGCCATCCGGAGGCCGGCGCGTTCTACGGCGGCCTGCTCGACGAGGCCATCGAGCACGGCTACGACGGCTGGATGGAGGACTTCGGCGAGTACACGCCCACGAACGCCGTGTTCGCCAACGGCGAGCGCGGCACGCAGATGCACAACCCCTACCCCGTGCTCTACCACTGCGCCTCCACCGAGCACACGGGCGAGCGCGCCCCGGCGGTGTTCATCCGCTCCGGCTGGCACGGGGTGCAGCCGTGCGCCCGCGCCGTCTGGGGCGGTGACCCGACCGAGGACTGGAGCTGCTCCGACGGCCTCTGCGCGGCGGTGCACCAGGCGCTGTCGATGGGCCTGTCGGGCATCGCCTGGTGGGGCACCGACATCGGCGGCTTCCACGCGGTGGTGAACCCGCGAACGGATGCCGAGCTGCAGATCCGCTGGCTCCAGTTCGGCGCGGTCAACGGGATCATGCGCACCCAGCAGGACGGCTATGCCCTGCCGGGGCTCGAGGGCGACCGCGCCGAGGTCTGGGACCCCGCGGTGCTGCCCGTCTTCCGCCGCTGGGCCAAGCTGCGCACCCAGCTCCAGCCCTACATCGCCGCAGCGGGCGAGGCGTACCAGCGCAGCGGGCTGCCCGTGAGCCGCCACCTCGCGCTGGCCTTCCCCGACGATCCTCAGGCCGTGCGCTCCCAGACCGAGCTGCTGTTCGGCCGTGACCTGCTGGCCGCCCCGGTGGTCGAGCCGGGGGCGCGCTCGCGCGCCTTCCACCTGCCGAGCGGGCCCTGGGTGGACCTCTGGCGCTCCGCGGGCTACGACGAGACCAGCGGCGGCCTCGAGCTGGGAGCCGCCGAGCTGCTGCCCGGCGGCGGCCGCGTGAGCCTCCCGGCCCCGCTGGCCGAGATGCCGCTGCTCGTGCGCGCCGGCGCCGTGATCCCGATGCTCCCGCCCGACGTGGACACGCTGTCGGGCGTGGGCGACCTCGCGGGACTGGTCCAGGCCTCCGACCGCGCGGACAACATGCGCCTGCTGGCGTTCCCGCGCGGCGCCCGGCGCGCGGGGATGGGCAACGGCGAGCACCTGGCGTCCCGCGAGCACGCCAGGGGCGGCCGCTGGACCCTGCGGGTGGGCGGCAAGCGCGAGCGCAGCTACGAGCTGCAGGCATCGCTCGCGACGCTGAAGGGGCCGTTCGAGCCCTGCACGGTGACGCTGGGAGGCCAGCCGCTGCCGTTCGACTGGGACGCCGCCACGCAGGTCCTGCGCGCGACCTTCACCACCCGCCGCGGCACGCTGGACGTGCGTGCCTGCGGCGGGTAG
- a CDS encoding glycine cleavage T C-terminal barrel domain-containing protein, with translation MIATADYDLLTTAAGLVDRSARGKLVVRGAEAADFLQGQVTNDVERLSPGEGCYAAILTHKGKFRTDMRILRTDDGFWIDTEPIGLVPARWTVETYAIGRAVEHEDVTERMVILSLVGPAARDALDAAPPATEHAHVSGEHGRYVATHLGVDVICEADDAAGVRETLGVPEVDEAVAECLRIESGRPRLGYDMDGDTIPQEAGVNERAVDFEKGCYVGQETVARLHWRGKPNRHLRGLRLSEEVERGTELRLGEKPVGRVGSVSVSPLHGPIALALVRREAGPGDELAAGDEGATATVVDPPFVSG, from the coding sequence GTGATCGCCACCGCCGACTACGACCTGCTCACGACGGCCGCCGGGCTCGTGGACCGCTCGGCGCGGGGCAAGCTGGTCGTGCGCGGTGCCGAGGCTGCGGACTTCCTCCAGGGCCAGGTCACCAACGACGTGGAGCGTCTCTCCCCCGGGGAGGGCTGCTACGCCGCGATCCTCACCCACAAGGGCAAGTTCCGCACCGACATGCGCATCCTGCGCACCGACGACGGATTCTGGATCGACACTGAGCCGATCGGCCTGGTGCCGGCGCGCTGGACGGTGGAGACCTACGCCATCGGCCGCGCGGTGGAGCACGAGGACGTGACAGAGCGGATGGTCATCCTCTCGCTGGTGGGGCCGGCGGCGCGCGACGCACTCGACGCCGCCCCGCCGGCCACCGAGCACGCCCACGTGAGCGGCGAGCACGGGCGCTACGTGGCCACCCACCTCGGGGTGGACGTGATCTGCGAGGCGGACGACGCCGCCGGCGTGCGCGAGACTCTCGGCGTTCCCGAGGTGGACGAGGCGGTGGCCGAGTGCCTGCGCATCGAGTCCGGCCGCCCGCGGCTGGGCTACGACATGGACGGTGACACGATCCCGCAGGAGGCGGGCGTGAACGAGCGCGCGGTGGACTTCGAGAAGGGCTGCTACGTGGGCCAGGAGACCGTGGCCAGGCTGCACTGGAGGGGCAAGCCCAACCGCCACCTGCGCGGCCTGCGGCTGTCCGAGGAGGTCGAGCGAGGCACGGAGCTGCGGTTGGGAGAGAAGCCCGTGGGCCGCGTGGGCTCCGTCTCGGTCTCCCCGCTGCATGGCCCGATCGCACTCGCCCTGGTGAGGCGCGAGGCGGGCCCGGGTGACGAGCTTGCGGCGGGCGATGAAGGCGCAACCGCCACCGTCGTGGACCCGCCGTTCGTCTCTGGCTGA
- a CDS encoding multicopper oxidase domain-containing protein, with product MKKISRRKLLTGGSLAAAVPMVHALVPHRGVHDALGAEPGHAATGHAHPRSFHVGAVGSVDPRVNGFDPHAILRDFDRGTVRREGGRTVREWEIVAEDKEIEVAPGVKYAAWTYNGRVPGPTLRATEGELLRIRFVNGSEHPHTMHFHGIHTAEHDGVPGIGPGDIQPGGSTVYEFEAEPFGIHLYHCHSTPLADHIAKGLYGMFIVDPAEGRPEADELVLVQNGFDTNFDRSNEIYAVNTVAFAYMERPIRVKRDELVRIYLLNILEFDLVNSFHIHANFFNRFPTGTSREPTELTDTIVQGQGQRDILELRFPYTGKYMFHAHVSEFAELGWMGFFEVVD from the coding sequence ATGAAGAAGATAAGCCGACGCAAGCTCCTCACCGGGGGATCGCTGGCCGCGGCCGTCCCCATGGTCCATGCGCTCGTGCCCCACCGCGGGGTCCATGACGCTCTCGGCGCCGAGCCCGGGCACGCGGCGACCGGGCACGCCCACCCGCGCTCGTTCCACGTCGGCGCCGTGGGCAGCGTGGACCCGCGCGTGAACGGCTTCGACCCCCACGCGATCCTGCGCGACTTCGACCGCGGCACCGTCCGCCGCGAGGGCGGGCGCACCGTGCGCGAGTGGGAGATCGTGGCGGAGGACAAGGAGATCGAGGTCGCGCCCGGCGTGAAGTACGCCGCTTGGACCTACAACGGCCGCGTGCCCGGGCCCACGCTGCGGGCCACCGAGGGCGAGCTCCTGCGCATCCGCTTCGTCAACGGTTCGGAGCACCCGCACACGATGCACTTCCACGGCATCCACACGGCCGAGCACGACGGCGTGCCGGGCATCGGCCCGGGCGATATCCAGCCCGGCGGCTCCACCGTCTACGAGTTCGAGGCCGAGCCGTTCGGCATCCACCTCTACCACTGCCACTCGACCCCGCTGGCCGACCACATCGCCAAGGGCCTCTACGGCATGTTCATCGTCGATCCCGCCGAGGGCCGGCCCGAGGCCGACGAGCTGGTGCTCGTGCAGAACGGCTTCGACACGAACTTCGACCGCTCGAACGAGATCTACGCGGTCAACACGGTCGCCTTCGCCTACATGGAGCGCCCGATCCGCGTCAAGCGCGACGAGCTCGTGCGGATCTACCTCCTCAACATCCTCGAGTTCGACCTCGTCAACTCGTTCCACATCCACGCCAACTTCTTCAACCGCTTCCCGACCGGCACGTCGCGCGAGCCCACCGAGCTCACCGACACGATCGTGCAGGGCCAGGGCCAGCGCGACATCCTCGAGCTGCGCTTCCCCTACACCGGGAAGTACATGTTCCACGCGCATGTGAGCGAGTTCGCCGAGTTGGGCTGGATGGGCTTCTTCGAGGTCGTCGACTGA